A window of Pedobacter lusitanus contains these coding sequences:
- a CDS encoding GntR family transcriptional regulator — protein sequence MNNILKIAKIDAYSITPKYLQLINSILQGIQSGQIRKNDVLPSINEFSYALETARSTIERAYNELKRMGLVQSVAGKGFFIVHTQFQRPVKVLLLFNKLSIHKKIIYDAFASTLGNEAAIDFYIYNNDFNVFKNLLQEKIDHYAKCVIIPHFYENREMGYKLINTIAKEKLILMDKLAEGVTGEFGAVYENFEEDIYSALEQLRERLSGYRMLRLIFPQNTYYSKKILLGFLRFCQKNNFKNEVISSLDHHKIEPGSVYINLAEDDLVILIEKIIEGNFKVGKDIGVISYNETPIKKIILDGITTISTDFKMMGEKAAELLLDNSTERIQIPFRVTLRNSI from the coding sequence ATGAACAACATCCTGAAAATTGCAAAGATTGATGCGTACTCTATTACACCTAAGTATTTGCAACTGATCAATTCAATCCTCCAGGGTATCCAGTCCGGACAGATAAGAAAGAATGATGTACTCCCATCAATTAATGAGTTTAGCTATGCACTGGAAACCGCTAGAAGCACTATAGAAAGGGCTTATAATGAGCTGAAAAGAATGGGATTGGTACAGTCTGTTGCCGGTAAAGGTTTTTTTATTGTCCATACACAATTTCAAAGACCGGTAAAAGTATTACTACTTTTTAATAAGCTCAGTATACATAAAAAGATTATCTATGATGCTTTTGCTTCGACCCTTGGAAACGAAGCTGCCATTGATTTTTATATCTATAACAACGATTTTAATGTTTTTAAAAATCTGCTTCAGGAAAAAATTGATCACTATGCAAAATGTGTAATTATCCCACATTTCTATGAAAACAGAGAGATGGGATATAAACTCATTAATACTATAGCCAAAGAAAAGCTGATTTTAATGGACAAGCTTGCCGAAGGCGTAACTGGAGAATTCGGAGCAGTATATGAAAACTTTGAAGAGGATATCTATTCTGCATTGGAACAATTGAGAGAAAGATTATCCGGATACCGTATGCTCAGACTGATTTTCCCTCAAAATACTTACTACTCAAAGAAAATTTTACTCGGGTTTCTCCGTTTTTGTCAAAAAAATAATTTCAAAAATGAGGTAATCAGTAGTCTTGATCACCATAAGATTGAACCCGGATCTGTTTATATCAATCTTGCCGAAGACGATCTGGTAATTTTGATAGAGAAAATCATTGAAGGAAATTTCAAGGTTGGAAAAGATATCGGGGTAATCAGTTATAATGAAACCCCAATTAAAAAAATTATACTGGATGGAATCACAACAATCTCCACTGATTTTAAAATGATGGGGGAAAAAGCTGCCGAATTACTGCTTGACAATTCAACAGAACGTATACAAATTCCATTTAGAGTTACTTTGAGGAATTCCATATAA
- a CDS encoding Lrp/AsnC family transcriptional regulator → MSSHLDPTDLGILNLLQENGRLTNKELAHHLNRTISPIFDRRKRLEEMGYIKKYVAVLDREKITTSLIAFPQIALTSHSEDALASFQKTVISYPEILECYHITGKYDFMLKIIIPDMHAYNAFLRQKIAPLDHVGNVHSSLVISQAKAEIGLPL, encoded by the coding sequence ATGAGTTCGCATTTAGATCCTACTGATTTGGGAATATTAAATCTTCTGCAGGAAAATGGAAGACTAACCAATAAAGAACTTGCGCATCATCTCAACAGAACAATTTCTCCGATTTTTGACCGGAGAAAACGACTGGAAGAAATGGGATATATCAAAAAATATGTTGCTGTACTGGACAGGGAGAAAATAACTACCTCCCTGATTGCATTTCCTCAGATTGCTCTGACCAGTCATAGTGAAGATGCATTAGCTTCATTTCAGAAAACTGTCATCTCGTACCCCGAGATTCTGGAATGTTATCATATTACAGGAAAATATGATTTTATGTTAAAGATCATCATTCCAGATATGCATGCTTATAATGCTTTTCTACGTCAGAAAATTGCTCCGCTTGATCATGTTGGTAATGTACATAGCTCACTGGTCATTTCGCAGGCAAAGGCTGAAATTGGATTACCATTATAA
- a CDS encoding OsmC family protein has translation MAKTHQYKTTLVWAGNKGSGTMDYRSYDRDFIVSIDQKTDILGSSDSAFLGDKTKHNPEDLLVSSISSCHMLWYLHLCSQNDIIVMDYTDEAIGIMTENADGSGQFTEVILQPVVLIIDEAKHEKAISLHAEARKMCFIANSCNFPIKHLPKCIVEPKR, from the coding sequence ATGGCTAAAACACATCAATATAAGACAACCCTTGTATGGGCAGGAAATAAAGGTTCAGGAACGATGGATTACAGGTCATATGATAGAGATTTTATAGTTTCTATAGACCAGAAGACTGATATACTGGGTTCCTCCGATTCTGCTTTTCTAGGGGATAAAACCAAACATAATCCTGAGGATTTGCTGGTTTCTTCTATATCATCCTGTCATATGCTCTGGTATCTTCACCTATGTTCTCAAAATGATATTATAGTTATGGACTATACGGATGAAGCAATAGGGATAATGACTGAGAATGCAGATGGAAGTGGACAATTTACAGAGGTCATCTTACAACCTGTAGTTCTGATAATTGATGAAGCAAAGCATGAAAAAGCAATTAGCTTACATGCGGAGGCGCGTAAAATGTGCTTTATTGCAAATTCATGCAATTTTCCAATTAAACACCTTCCTAAGTGTATTGTTGAGCCTAAACGCTAG
- a CDS encoding SusD/RagB family nutrient-binding outer membrane lipoprotein, whose protein sequence is MKTLHIKFISVLSFAALTINTSCKKYLDVNTDPNNPTSVSAANRLVGAITTTSGASMWRGSREIAGLVQYGTTQLNTGTNRNAEQWRYTASYFFWQNAYVYTMPNCVDLINLGESEGNPHFTGAGKTLLALNLGMLTDQYGSIVVDDFYNGVSGINLVPSFNDQQTAYQRIQTLLDEAITAFDGTNKTASLNSKNGDIMYQGDVSKWKRFAYALKARYLNHLTKKTALYNPAKIIDACENSFNGDGMDAQFDYIAGALQTDESPWSSWGGFTNTTDPRYFTWSQFFVNMLTSFPVTNNIYQDPRITKIMLPAASDGKYRGLRSGGALAGGQGLLANGSNGDATKTAVTDYGPFSKSGYYTNTTSPFPFITYSEVKLIEAEAKLRSGNVAGALTDYESGVKANMRKLGVTATDINSYWTAQLADGLALHFSNLTQGLSHIFRQKYITQCLNNETWVDMRRMDYSKDIYGPSLKKPLNINTTIFSSNDSDPWIQAMVYETNEATRNPKNVGDNSEKTRLLTPVWWNMP, encoded by the coding sequence ATGAAGACATTACATATAAAATTTATTTCAGTTTTAAGCTTTGCTGCTTTAACAATTAATACGTCCTGTAAAAAATATCTGGATGTTAATACAGATCCGAATAATCCTACCTCAGTTTCTGCTGCAAACCGTTTGGTAGGTGCAATTACAACTACCAGTGGTGCTTCCATGTGGCGCGGATCAAGAGAGATTGCCGGACTGGTACAGTATGGCACTACCCAGCTTAATACAGGCACCAACAGAAATGCGGAACAATGGCGATATACGGCTTCTTATTTTTTCTGGCAAAATGCCTATGTATATACAATGCCAAATTGTGTAGACCTCATCAACCTTGGTGAGTCTGAAGGCAATCCTCATTTTACCGGCGCAGGTAAAACACTGCTTGCCCTGAATCTGGGCATGTTAACTGACCAGTATGGATCTATCGTAGTGGATGACTTCTACAACGGGGTTTCAGGCATCAACCTCGTCCCTTCATTCAATGATCAGCAAACAGCTTACCAGCGTATTCAAACCTTGCTGGATGAAGCCATCACTGCCTTTGACGGCACCAATAAAACTGCTTCATTAAATTCAAAAAACGGGGATATCATGTATCAGGGTGATGTAAGTAAGTGGAAACGTTTTGCCTACGCCCTGAAAGCCCGTTATCTGAATCATTTAACTAAAAAAACTGCTCTCTATAATCCTGCAAAGATCATTGATGCCTGCGAAAATTCTTTCAACGGAGATGGTATGGATGCACAGTTTGATTATATAGCAGGTGCACTGCAAACTGATGAAAGTCCATGGTCAAGCTGGGGTGGTTTTACCAATACAACTGATCCCCGCTATTTTACATGGAGCCAGTTTTTTGTGAATATGCTAACCAGTTTCCCTGTCACGAACAACATTTATCAGGACCCGCGTATAACAAAAATTATGCTCCCTGCTGCATCTGATGGAAAATACAGAGGACTGAGGTCCGGGGGAGCGCTTGCCGGTGGACAGGGCCTGTTAGCAAACGGATCAAATGGTGATGCAACTAAAACTGCTGTAACTGATTATGGTCCTTTCAGTAAAAGCGGTTACTATACCAATACAACTTCTCCATTCCCTTTTATTACTTATTCGGAAGTAAAACTAATCGAAGCTGAAGCCAAATTACGTTCTGGTAATGTAGCTGGTGCACTGACCGATTATGAATCAGGCGTTAAAGCAAATATGAGAAAACTCGGGGTAACTGCAACGGACATTAATTCTTACTGGACTGCACAGCTTGCTGACGGTCTTGCCCTGCACTTTTCTAATCTAACGCAGGGTCTGAGTCATATTTTTCGCCAGAAATACATTACTCAGTGCTTAAATAATGAGACATGGGTAGATATGCGCAGAATGGATTACAGTAAAGATATATATGGGCCCAGTCTTAAAAAACCACTTAACATTAATACAACTATCTTCTCTTCAAATGATAGTGATCCATGGATTCAGGCTATGGTTTATGAAACCAATGAAGCAACAAGAAATCCAAAAAATGTGGGTGATAATTCTGAGAAAACAAGATTATTAACGCCTGTCTGGTGGAATATGCCATAA
- a CDS encoding outer membrane beta-barrel family protein, with protein MKKLTIRILACVFSLFTISAASAQISNNAGKLSGKVLDEKHINQSYVSVSLLAAKDSTLIKGSITDDNGSYLFERLPEGQYLVAFNMIGYARVFKGPYAINASHQIYNIDNVELVPTSKQLNSVSIVARKPLIERQIDKTVLNVENSVLAAGNTALEILEKAPGVSVDKDGNVSLRGKAGVTVMLDGKPTYLSNEQLANLLRSTEGNAIQSIELITNPSAKYDAAGNSGIINIKLKKNRNYGTNGSVTAGAGYGRYYKTNGGLSLNHREKKFNAFGELNYGKNKRFHDLNIDRVNNTATDQTFFRQTSSQIGLRENYNYKAGVDYFINDKNTIGVAVNGYRSTGNNNDTKVLTLIGSQPLKTDSSVMASNPNQYKYSGITYNMNYKGVLDTAGQEISADADYSRYSGLQNSEYNNIYLNADGQPSRAPYIFKNRTPSLVKILAAKVDYTLPLSKKMKLETGLKSSKVSTDNVSSFENFLNNNWQSDLTRSDHFIYDENINAGYINLNREFTGLTVQLGLRAEQTNSKGNSVPKQQVSNRHYFDLFPSIFVNRVLSKNHEVGFSYSRRIDRPDYEDLNPFVYFVDLYTYSMGNPFLNPQYTNSFEVSYSYKKTINATLGYSHTNDAISRVLVSDTIKKTLFISSQNLAQKKSYSLNINSPLTLFKWWTTNNNLTIFYNEFSTPNLLGVPYKGGKTAFNFNSNQTITLNSTTNFELSGFYRSAQVDGTLSVKPIYGIDLGISKSFMEKKLNIKLAANDVFNLQKFRITSAIPSQIYSVNEKSETRVFRLTCSYRFGSTAIKGARQRSKGSSEEENRVKSGG; from the coding sequence ATGAAAAAACTAACCATCCGCATTCTGGCTTGCGTGTTTAGCCTTTTTACAATTTCAGCAGCAAGTGCACAAATCAGTAATAATGCCGGTAAACTTAGTGGCAAAGTTCTGGATGAAAAACATATTAATCAATCTTATGTATCTGTTAGTCTGTTAGCCGCAAAAGATTCAACACTAATCAAGGGTTCCATTACAGACGATAATGGAAGTTATCTTTTTGAACGCTTGCCGGAGGGACAATATCTTGTTGCTTTTAATATGATTGGTTATGCGAGGGTTTTCAAGGGACCATATGCTATCAATGCGTCACATCAAATCTATAACATAGATAATGTAGAACTGGTGCCAACCTCTAAACAACTTAATAGTGTCAGTATTGTTGCCCGTAAACCTTTGATAGAAAGACAAATTGATAAGACGGTACTCAACGTAGAAAACAGTGTTTTAGCAGCAGGTAATACTGCTTTGGAAATCCTGGAAAAAGCCCCTGGCGTGAGTGTAGATAAAGATGGAAATGTTAGCCTTAGAGGCAAAGCTGGTGTAACTGTCATGCTGGATGGAAAACCCACTTATCTTTCCAATGAACAATTGGCTAATCTGTTGCGCTCTACGGAAGGAAATGCCATACAGTCCATTGAATTGATCACCAACCCATCGGCTAAGTATGATGCAGCCGGAAACTCAGGAATTATTAATATTAAACTGAAGAAAAACAGAAATTATGGTACAAATGGCTCAGTAACTGCCGGGGCTGGGTATGGCAGATATTATAAAACCAATGGAGGATTGTCGCTTAATCACAGGGAGAAAAAATTCAATGCATTTGGAGAACTTAACTATGGGAAAAATAAAAGGTTTCATGATCTGAATATTGACCGGGTAAATAATACAGCTACCGATCAGACCTTCTTCAGACAGACCAGCTCCCAGATAGGCCTCAGAGAAAATTATAATTATAAAGCAGGTGTTGATTATTTTATCAATGATAAAAATACTATCGGTGTAGCAGTAAATGGATACAGAAGTACAGGAAATAACAATGACACAAAGGTTTTAACATTGATAGGGAGTCAGCCATTGAAAACAGATTCATCAGTTATGGCTAGTAATCCCAATCAGTATAAGTATTCAGGTATAACATATAACATGAATTATAAAGGAGTTCTAGATACTGCCGGTCAGGAAATTTCGGCTGATGCTGATTATTCCAGATATAGCGGACTGCAAAATTCAGAATACAATAATATCTATCTGAACGCTGATGGTCAGCCATCCAGAGCGCCCTATATATTTAAAAACAGGACACCATCATTGGTGAAGATACTGGCAGCAAAAGTTGATTATACTCTGCCTCTGAGTAAAAAAATGAAACTGGAGACCGGACTGAAAAGTAGTAAAGTCAGTACGGATAACGTTTCTTCTTTTGAAAATTTCCTGAACAATAACTGGCAGAGCGATCTGACCCGCAGTGATCACTTTATTTATGATGAAAATATAAATGCAGGTTATATTAATCTGAACCGTGAATTTACAGGTTTGACTGTGCAGTTAGGTTTAAGGGCAGAACAAACTAATTCTAAAGGAAACTCGGTACCTAAACAACAGGTTTCTAACCGTCATTATTTTGATCTGTTTCCTAGTATTTTTGTAAATCGTGTCCTTTCAAAAAATCATGAGGTTGGATTCTCTTACAGCAGAAGAATTGATCGTCCGGATTATGAAGATTTAAACCCTTTTGTATATTTCGTAGATCTTTATACCTACAGCATGGGAAATCCATTTTTGAATCCCCAATATACGAATTCGTTTGAAGTCTCTTATTCTTATAAAAAAACAATAAATGCAACGCTTGGATATAGTCATACCAACGATGCGATCTCAAGAGTGCTCGTTTCCGATACGATAAAGAAAACGCTGTTTATATCCTCTCAGAATCTTGCACAGAAAAAATCGTATAGTTTGAATATCAATTCGCCTTTAACTTTGTTTAAATGGTGGACTACCAATAATAATCTTACAATTTTTTATAATGAATTCAGTACACCAAATCTTCTTGGCGTACCTTATAAAGGAGGAAAAACGGCATTCAATTTTAATAGTAATCAAACTATCACATTAAACAGTACAACTAATTTTGAACTTTCTGGTTTTTATCGCTCTGCCCAGGTAGACGGAACCCTATCGGTCAAACCTATATATGGTATCGATTTGGGGATCAGTAAATCATTTATGGAAAAAAAGCTGAATATAAAATTAGCTGCCAATGACGTTTTTAACTTGCAAAAATTCAGAATTACCAGTGCTATCCCATCGCAGATCTATTCTGTAAATGAAAAAAGTGAAACCAGAGTTTTCCGTTTGACCTGTAGTTACAGATTTGGTAGTACAGCAATTAAAGGTGCCCGTCAGCGTTCAAAAGGCAGTTCAGAAGAAGAAAATCGTGTTAAATCAGGAGGATAG
- a CDS encoding outer membrane beta-barrel protein: MKKRLFICKVFIALILSHAGFSTRAQEVKKDSVKTKIPFENYDLTWINGQNRQSDFPLTLKDKSGQTILTGVALVDGYFNYNFARPKDNTQTISASMGRSNEFSLNQASIGIESNYKNVIGRLWLQTGSMLHIVQETDGSVTRGRNTGTGNLKLIREAAAGYHFDVNYGLNVEMGIFMSYIGLESYVLQENWSYQRSMVCDFTPFYFQGARLQYFPTKNFKTELWILNGWQTYNSWSKNPGLGSSNYYRPNDNIQLAANFYYGTDSKSGTNTLSKVKRFHHDDSMVYRYYKNKAAKGLSQAAFSINNHYGFQSGDGVKAKNNYMTGSALSSRLWFAQNKIGWTVRGDFVSNPGAYLAFNPAATVSDNNGNVVLNDYDNALAAGNNLKITQLTSTLDYMPNDFMTFRLEYGYRKSNVPYFAGPGGTTSQTGFSNDSIDPTWKPDLRKQENRLTLAVNFRL, encoded by the coding sequence ATGAAAAAAAGACTATTTATCTGTAAAGTATTCATTGCACTGATACTTTCTCATGCTGGTTTCAGCACCAGGGCACAAGAAGTAAAAAAAGATTCGGTCAAGACAAAGATTCCTTTTGAAAATTATGATCTTACCTGGATTAACGGACAAAACAGACAATCCGATTTCCCGCTGACATTAAAAGATAAATCCGGCCAGACCATATTGACCGGGGTAGCTTTAGTTGATGGCTATTTCAATTATAATTTTGCCCGTCCAAAAGATAATACACAAACGATATCTGCTTCTATGGGGCGCAGCAATGAATTTTCATTAAATCAGGCAAGCATAGGTATAGAAAGCAATTACAAGAATGTAATTGGCAGATTATGGCTGCAAACCGGAAGTATGCTACATATTGTCCAGGAAACGGACGGTTCTGTAACAAGGGGCAGAAATACCGGAACGGGAAATTTAAAACTAATCAGAGAAGCGGCAGCTGGTTATCATTTTGATGTGAATTATGGCCTTAATGTAGAAATGGGGATTTTTATGTCTTATATCGGTCTCGAAAGTTACGTTTTGCAGGAAAACTGGAGCTATCAGCGTTCTATGGTCTGTGACTTTACCCCCTTCTATTTTCAGGGAGCAAGATTACAATACTTCCCTACTAAAAATTTCAAGACTGAACTCTGGATTTTAAACGGCTGGCAAACGTATAATAGCTGGAGTAAAAATCCCGGTTTGGGCTCGTCAAACTATTATCGTCCGAACGATAATATTCAGCTGGCGGCAAATTTTTATTACGGAACCGACAGCAAAAGCGGGACAAATACCTTATCAAAGGTAAAAAGGTTTCATCATGATGATAGCATGGTTTATCGTTATTACAAAAATAAGGCTGCCAAAGGTTTATCACAAGCTGCATTCAGTATCAACAATCACTATGGTTTTCAATCAGGTGATGGCGTAAAAGCAAAGAACAATTATATGACCGGAAGCGCTTTATCAAGCCGATTATGGTTTGCTCAGAATAAGATTGGCTGGACAGTAAGAGGTGATTTTGTAAGCAATCCTGGTGCTTATCTGGCCTTTAATCCAGCAGCTACCGTATCAGATAACAATGGAAATGTAGTCCTTAATGATTATGATAATGCACTCGCAGCTGGAAATAATCTAAAAATTACACAGCTTACTTCTACATTGGATTATATGCCAAATGATTTCATGACTTTCAGACTGGAATATGGCTACAGAAAATCCAATGTTCCTTATTTTGCGGGCCCGGGTGGAACAACATCACAAACTGGTTTTAGCAATGATTCTATTGATCCAACCTGGAAACCAGATTTAAGAAAACAGGAAAACAGACTTACGCTTGCGGTTAACTTCAGATTATAA
- a CDS encoding M20/M25/M40 family metallo-hydrolase: MKLKLILPVLLFANQLYAQDSLTIRKIYDEALVNGKCYENLRYLCKEIGPRLSGSDNAGKSVIWSKKLMESYGFDKVYLQEVMVPHWVRGAKETAFIIDGKNRISVPIAALGMSVATPKEGLTANIIEVHSIKEVEELGEKVIKGKIVFFNRPFDERMVNTGEAYGASGDQRFMGPSIAAKYGAVGVIVRSLTGNLDDYPHTGATLFDKDGKNIPAAAISTKGADKLSAMLKMRKLPLVKFYFKQACQMLPDVVSYNVIGELTGIEHPDKFITVGGHLDSWDLAEGAHDDGTGVLQSAEVLRIFKAMSYRPKNSVRAVFFMNEENGNRGGKKYAELAAQNKEEHIAAIETDAGGFTPRGFSFEDVSNDLMKKLSARWKPLLEPYEIDRLIAGHSGTDIGPLKDKRPGVVLIGFRPDSQRYFDVHHSSNDVFENVNKRELELGAAGMATLVYLIDQHGL; encoded by the coding sequence ATGAAATTAAAATTAATTCTCCCTGTTCTGCTGTTCGCAAATCAGCTGTATGCTCAGGACTCACTGACCATACGCAAAATTTATGATGAAGCTCTGGTTAATGGTAAATGTTATGAAAATCTGCGTTATCTCTGCAAGGAAATTGGCCCGCGTTTAAGTGGCTCTGATAATGCCGGGAAATCTGTGATATGGAGTAAGAAGCTGATGGAGAGCTACGGTTTTGATAAAGTCTATCTGCAGGAGGTTATGGTACCGCACTGGGTAAGAGGCGCAAAGGAAACCGCTTTTATCATAGACGGGAAAAATCGTATTTCAGTGCCTATAGCTGCATTAGGAATGAGTGTTGCTACGCCTAAAGAAGGGCTTACGGCAAATATTATTGAAGTGCACAGTATTAAAGAAGTAGAAGAGCTTGGTGAGAAAGTTATAAAAGGTAAAATAGTTTTTTTTAACCGTCCGTTTGACGAAAGAATGGTTAATACTGGTGAAGCATATGGAGCATCAGGAGATCAGCGTTTTATGGGGCCGTCAATAGCTGCTAAATATGGTGCTGTTGGTGTGATTGTTCGCTCGTTGACTGGAAATCTTGATGATTATCCGCATACTGGTGCTACATTATTTGATAAGGACGGTAAAAATATACCAGCTGCAGCTATATCAACTAAGGGTGCTGATAAGTTAAGTGCTATGCTGAAAATGCGTAAACTGCCCCTGGTTAAATTCTATTTTAAGCAGGCTTGTCAAATGCTTCCTGATGTGGTATCATATAACGTTATTGGTGAATTAACCGGAATTGAGCATCCCGATAAATTCATTACAGTTGGAGGGCATTTGGATTCGTGGGATCTGGCCGAAGGAGCACATGATGATGGTACGGGTGTTTTACAATCGGCAGAGGTACTTCGTATATTCAAGGCTATGAGTTACCGCCCTAAAAATTCTGTTCGTGCCGTGTTTTTTATGAACGAAGAAAATGGGAACAGAGGAGGAAAGAAGTATGCTGAGCTTGCTGCTCAGAATAAAGAAGAGCATATAGCAGCAATTGAAACAGATGCTGGAGGTTTTACTCCACGTGGTTTCAGCTTTGAGGATGTGTCAAATGATTTGATGAAGAAACTTAGTGCTCGATGGAAGCCTTTATTGGAGCCTTATGAAATTGACAGACTGATAGCCGGTCATTCAGGTACTGATATAGGGCCGTTGAAGGATAAGCGTCCAGGGGTTGTTCTGATTGGTTTCAGACCTGATTCACAAAGATATTTTGATGTCCATCATTCTTCAAATGATGTTTTTGAAAATGTAAACAAACGTGAACTTGAGCTGGGGGCAGCGGGAATGGCAACTCTGGTGTATTTAATAGATCAGCATGGCCTGTAG